GCCCTCCGGCGAGAAGACAGCGGAGTAAACCGTGCTGTCATGCTGAAACTTGGCCAACATATCGCCCGGCCCCGACCACAGCCGCGCGGTCTTGTCGCGCGAGGCCGTGAGGAGCAAGCTGCCGTCCGGCGAAAATGCAGCAGCAAGGACTTCGCCCTCGTGGCGCACGGTTGTCTGCAATTCTCCCGTTGCCGACCAGAGTTTCGCTTCAAAATCTCCCGAGGCGGTGAGCACGCGATCGCCCGCGGGAGAAAAAACCGCCACATTGACTTCACCGCGATGTTGCAGCTTGATCAAATCAGTCTCACTCGCAGGCCACAAGCGTGCGGTGTGATCACGCGAAGCGGTGAGCAGGTGGGTTTCGTCAGCCGAGAAGAGGACGGCATTCACGGCGCCCTCATGCTGCAGCGTGGCGAGCAAATCCCCCTCCTTCGACCACAGCCGGGCGGTGCTGTCGCGCGCGGCCGTGACGATGCGACTGCCATCCTGCGAACTCTGCGCGGAGAACACCGGGCCGCGATGCGCGAATGTCTGCAGCAATGTTCCGTCGGTTGACCAGATCCTCGCCGTGCCATCGTCCGAGGCCGTGAGAATCTCGCTGTCATTCGCCAGGAACGTGGCAGAATAAACCGGGCCGCGGTGCGGGAAGATCATCAACAACCGGCCGGCCGCAGACCACAAGCGTGCCGTGCCATCCTCCGAGGCGGTGAGAACGAATTCATCGTCGGCATCAGCCGCCACAGCATAGACCGGGCCTTGATGCGGAAACACGACGGCCGCGCCGGTGCGCCTTGACCAGCGCCGGGCGGTATTGTCATTGGAAGCGGAGAGAATCCAGTTTTCCTCTCCGAAAAAAACCGCTGACAACACCGCGCCTTGATGCTGAAACTCCGCATTCAATTCACCGGACTTTGACCAGAGCCGCACCGAACCATCCTCCGCCGCGGTCAGCACTTGATTGCCGTCTCGTGAAAACTGCACGGCAGTTACATTGCCGGCGTGCGAATAAAGACGCAAGCTGTCACCATTCGTCCTCCATAAGCGCGCGGTGGCATCATCCGATGCCGTTAGAATTTCACCGCCCGACGGCGAGAAAACCGCGGCGTTGACTTCTGCTGCATGCGGAAATTTCGCCAGCAATGCGCCGCTCTTCGACCACAGCCGGGCGGTATCATCACGGCAAGTCGTGAGAATTTGATGGCCATCGGGTGAGAAAACCGCGGTGGTCACTTCGCTGCCGTGCCACAGGCGGCCAGCGTAGAACTGCCGCTGCTCGAAGCGGGTTTGATAGAATATTTTCAGCAGCGCTTTTTCCGCGGAGATGGTGGGATGCAACCCATACGCGGCTGCGGCGAGACGCAGTGCTTGCGTGCGGTCACTTTGGGACCTCTCGCCGGCTTCTTTGGCGAGCAGATTGCTTTGCGCCACTGTGGCCTGCAACTCGGCGCGATTTTTTTGCTTCACGCTCTCCTGCCACTGCCACAAGGCGAATGCGGCAAACAGCGCAATGGCCGCCACCAGCACGCGGCGAATCAGGCGATTACGCCGGCGCTCGCGTTCCAGCTCTTCGCGACGGCGGCGGCTGAGGTCAAGCAGCCTTCTTTCATTCGGTGAAAGACTGCGCATGCCCGGCAATCCCTGCTCGACGATGTGCAAATCCATTTCATCCAGCCAGACCTTGTCGTCCGGGGCGCGGATTTCGCGAATCTTGTTGCTCAGAATGCGCGCGGCGCGCTGCCCGGGTTTGTCAGAGGTGTTGTATTGATTGACCACGACGTCGGCGAGCGTATCGTGCGTCAAGCTGGTCGTTTCCTGGCCCTGTTGTGTTTCCGTCAACAAGTAAAGCTCCTTGCATTTGGCAAGCAGGGCTTCAATCGTTTCCTGGCGATGTTCATAGGTTCGGCGCAAAGTCTCCAGCGAGCGGATATCCGCAGTGCCGTGGCTGGAAGTATGAAAATAGAGAACATCCAACGCCAGACCGGAATCGACCACCTCCTGCTGCCAGCGGCGCAATTCCTTCATCTGCTGCTCGAAAAACTCCCCCATTGCAATGCCTTCCTTCTTGAGCTGCTGATACTGCGCTACGGAAAAATGCGGCGCTTCCGCATTTTCACTGCGGGCGGTGTTCCACAACTTGGTCAATACGATTTGCAACACGGGCGCCACCGGCGAATCTTTATCTTCCAAAAGATCATCGGCGAGCATGACCGGCAATTCCTCATCGACGGTGAGATGGTAGCGCTTTTGCAACGCCGGCGTTTGCGTCACGCCGCGAAAGATATCGAGAATATCCTTGCGATTGAGCGTTTCCAAAAACACGGTG
This candidate division KSB1 bacterium DNA region includes the following protein-coding sequences:
- a CDS encoding AAA family ATPase codes for the protein MIESPAKPVIFLAFAQDRTEGGAYLRNLPLELDGIRKALQKARQAGLCDVVERSNTTVEHILDVFQEYQDRLAVFHYGGHANSYELLLESLNGEHVTAHSEGLVSFLARQKGLQLIFLNGCCSQQQALDLIAAGLPAVIGTSQKIDDGVATKLSVRFYQGLAAGLGIDRAWVEAVDQIKIEKGASSTRALHWQGHAETSDRFPWEIYYRNGAEQIKEWSLPEAVGNPLFGLPEIPKTHDLPDAPFLFLRRYERPHAEIFFGRSYYVRALCNRVNDPHADPLILLYGQSGVGKSSLLEAGLFPRLETEYNVVYARRHAQKGLVHTLGAVLQRELARIPQDQLPPAPHLAGFALPPEKSEAQPAGAADAQPGQIIDKIIRELEAAAATSPEPVKQEIETFIARLQVFKTDAQAQQTLTTPLSETVGQDTAVLIDEDILTFLEKWLVIEAHTNKPLLVILDQVEEHFTRPNPNLPDELDDFMLALRIIFSSPALRPKGKMILSYRKEYHAEIEARFRTFLLPRSTVFLETLNRKDILDIFRGVTQTPALQKRYHLTVDEELPVMLADDLLEDKDSPVAPVLQIVLTKLWNTARSENAEAPHFSVAQYQQLKKEGIAMGEFFEQQMKELRRWQQEVVDSGLALDVLYFHTSSHGTADIRSLETLRRTYEHRQETIEALLAKCKELYLLTETQQGQETTSLTHDTLADVVVNQYNTSDKPGQRAARILSNKIREIRAPDDKVWLDEMDLHIVEQGLPGMRSLSPNERRLLDLSRRRREELERERRRNRLIRRVLVAAIALFAAFALWQWQESVKQKNRAELQATVAQSNLLAKEAGERSQSDRTQALRLAAAAYGLHPTISAEKALLKIFYQTRFEQRQFYAGRLWHGSEVTTAVFSPDGHQILTTCRDDTARLWSKSGALLAKFPHAAEVNAAVFSPSGGEILTASDDATARLWRTNGDSLRLYSHAGNVTAVQFSRDGNQVLTAAEDGSVRLWSKSGELNAEFQHQGAVLSAVFFGEENWILSASNDNTARRWSRRTGAAVVFPHQGPVYAVAADADDEFVLTASEDGTARLWSAAGRLLMIFPHRGPVYSATFLANDSEILTASDDGTARIWSTDGTLLQTFAHRGPVFSAQSSQDGSRIVTAARDSTARLWSKEGDLLATLQHEGAVNAVLFSADETHLLTASRDHTARLWPASETDLIKLQHRGEVNVAVFSPAGDRVLTASGDFEAKLWSATGELQTTVRHEGEVLAAAFSPDGSLLLTASRDKTARLWSGPGDMLAKFQHDSTVYSAVFSPEGRQILTASLDGTARLWSTERGLLATLQHRGPVYSALFSPDGKRMLTASDDSTARLWSREGKEIKIFQHEGEVWAAQFSPEGHRVLTASEDNTARLWSLAGKLLATLPHEGRVWKIVFSPDGNRILTASWDNFARLWSTDGKLIATYPHEGWLYFARFSSDGHHVLTAADDAKARLWSITGDTLMTFRHQGPVYSAAFSNNGRQIITASADGTARLWQTPAGIAAWLKTAEVY